The following proteins are encoded in a genomic region of Helicobacter macacae MIT 99-5501:
- a CDS encoding outer membrane beta-barrel protein, which translates to MAKVKSDGVYYGLVAGYKHFFTPYLGLRSYVNFDVLHTKFSEQGSSMRANLFTYGVNVDFLGNFLSTSVVDFGGFVGLWLGGNTWQGKDIDAQIDSGKQLADMVRALPNASIKTHFGKSAFDVAINLGLRTNIAKYHGIELAAKVPFLSTEIVNLQASVEQESLGLQATLKHTWNFTARYAFSF; encoded by the coding sequence ATGGCAAAGGTAAAAAGCGATGGTGTTTATTATGGACTTGTAGCGGGGTATAAGCACTTTTTTACTCCATATCTTGGCTTGCGCTCTTATGTGAATTTTGATGTTTTGCACACAAAGTTTAGCGAGCAGGGAAGCTCTATGAGGGCAAATCTTTTCACTTATGGTGTGAATGTGGATTTTCTAGGGAATTTTCTTAGCACTTCGGTGGTTGATTTTGGTGGATTTGTCGGGCTGTGGCTTGGGGGCAACACTTGGCAAGGTAAAGATATAGATGCCCAAATAGATTCAGGTAAGCAACTTGCAGATATGGTCAGGGCACTGCCAAATGCTAGCATAAAAACACATTTTGGTAAAAGTGCTTTTGATGTCGCTATCAATCTAGGACTACGCACAAACATCGCAAAATATCACGGCATAGAGCTAGCCGCGAAAGTCCCATTTCTATCAACTGAAATAGTAAACCTACAAGCCTCTGTAGAGCAAGAAAGTCTTGGGTTGCAAGCAACACTAAAGCATACTTGGAATTTTACTGCGAGATATGCTTTTAGCTTTTAG
- the cas6 gene encoding CRISPR system precrRNA processing endoribonuclease RAMP protein Cas6 yields MTNTLEFCKISVLARDSFKPPFFIGSSVRGALGHALKSIVCIKDTAQCNGCEFAKSCVFFGFYECKNVYHNFRFDFELGMPRYDFGIFLFGKEVENAPVILAALHKMLCEIGLKSSDKTLRFKEIFIFVNDEFCFGGKDSSNIKMPLEFGERFDTNDFATRVKIKLITPLRIKKNNVFVRDSSLEVGDIFRSIYQRKLAILGKERDKCPPFSGAITAKNLRYIELYRKSCAQKTAMNLGGLIGEIVIDDLDKDSYELLKIGELVGIGKQCSFGLGKITICED; encoded by the coding sequence ATGACTAACACACTTGAATTTTGCAAAATCTCTGTGCTAGCGCGTGATAGCTTCAAGCCACCATTTTTCATCGGCTCATCAGTTCGCGGGGCTTTGGGACACGCACTAAAAAGCATAGTCTGCATAAAAGACACTGCGCAATGCAATGGCTGTGAGTTTGCCAAATCCTGCGTGTTTTTTGGCTTTTATGAATGCAAAAATGTCTATCACAATTTCCGCTTTGACTTTGAGCTAGGAATGCCTCGCTATGATTTTGGGATTTTCCTCTTTGGCAAGGAAGTAGAAAACGCCCCTGTGATTTTGGCTGCCCTGCACAAAATGCTATGTGAAATCGGGCTAAAATCTAGCGACAAAACTTTGCGCTTCAAAGAGATTTTTATATTTGTAAATGATGAGTTTTGCTTCGGTGGCAAAGATAGTAGCAATATCAAAATGCCACTTGAGTTTGGGGAGAGATTTGACACAAACGATTTTGCTACACGCGTGAAAATCAAGCTAATCACACCACTTCGCATAAAGAAAAATAATGTCTTTGTGCGTGATTCTAGCTTGGAAGTTGGCGATATATTTCGCTCTATCTATCAGCGCAAACTCGCTATTTTGGGCAAAGAGCGGGATAAATGCCCCCCTTTTAGTGGCGCAATCACTGCCAAAAATCTGCGCTATATCGAGCTATATCGCAAAAGCTGCGCTCAAAAAACGGCGATGAATCTAGGCGGACTCATAGGCGAGATTGTCATAGATGATTTGGACAAAGACAGCTATGAACTACTAAAGATAGGCGAGCTAGTCGGCATAGGCAAGCAATGCTCATTTGGACTAGGCAAAATCACGATTTGTGAGGATTGA
- the csx20 gene encoding CRISPR-associated protein Csx20, with amino-acid sequence MPKTLFILLNHALTDAQKSEAKKRFGIENFVNITNEKWSNIPPELENISEFLSEFALSLKSNAKKGDYLLIQGDFGATYALVRFALNLGITPIYATTKRISLEAIENGIKVIKKSFIHERFREFREFD; translated from the coding sequence ATGCCAAAAACGCTTTTTATCTTGCTAAATCACGCCCTCACAGACGCACAAAAAAGCGAAGCAAAAAAGCGATTTGGCATAGAAAATTTTGTAAATATCACAAATGAAAAATGGAGTAATATCCCGCCAGAGCTAGAAAATATAAGCGAATTTTTAAGCGAGTTTGCACTATCGCTAAAATCAAATGCCAAAAAAGGCGACTATCTACTTATCCAAGGAGACTTTGGAGCGACTTACGCGCTTGTGCGATTCGCACTAAATTTGGGCATAACGCCCATTTACGCCACCACGAAGCGAATCTCGCTAGAAGCAATCGAAAATGGCATAAAAGTCATCAAAAAATCATTTATCCACGAGCGGTTTAGGGAATTTAGAGAATTTGACTAA
- a CDS encoding CRISPR-associated DxTHG motif protein yields MSYHIIAILGLAGKNREGSLTKSTYSKDSDLKISELLSGEFINSTHCLIESFGESATYTLMGTSDSIAFQQNIFANLPQCKAIFDKYPPVESSDIEDIFHQILESIKSAKENNIILDITHGFRHQPIIASFASTLGQINTKKSITLLFAKEIEQGKKYQYISLEKYSQISLIALSLQTFVQTLSVPDMELKEPFIISLSEFSKSLHANDFNHIFANLDKTSDELQKAKNNAEFRGLENILDKVEKILSDFVDIKNTQKDYQKHYKIAKIMHEKGYYLIVATYIYEAIALYIIDDLSGQNLICKRGFSEYELTNAVRFYVLTDIKPNDTKNGKNVFADFTEIQTYRQNNQAKFESWKNLIGQIKTFRNDLAHISKDKKYDTKMIGGELKKVLSNLEQIISQNPHKQTLATKPTAEGKLQDGLRKLNK; encoded by the coding sequence ATGAGCTATCACATTATTGCGATTTTGGGACTAGCGGGGAAAAATAGGGAGGGTAGTCTTACAAAAAGCACTTACAGTAAAGATAGCGACTTAAAAATCAGCGAACTTTTAAGTGGTGAGTTTATTAACTCTACGCATTGTTTGATAGAGAGTTTCGGAGAGAGTGCGACTTACACGCTTATGGGCACAAGCGATTCGATAGCATTTCAGCAAAACATTTTTGCAAATCTCCCGCAATGCAAAGCGATTTTTGATAAATATCCACCCGTTGAATCAAGCGACATTGAGGACATTTTCCACCAAATCTTAGAATCCATAAAATCCGCAAAAGAAAATAATATCATTTTAGACATTACGCACGGATTTCGTCATCAGCCTATTATTGCTAGTTTTGCAAGCACTTTGGGGCAAATCAATACCAAAAAATCCATAACTTTGCTTTTTGCCAAAGAGATAGAGCAAGGCAAAAAATATCAATATATCAGCTTAGAAAAATACTCGCAAATCAGCCTTATAGCACTTAGTTTGCAAACATTCGTGCAGACTTTAAGTGTGCCAGATATGGAGCTAAAAGAGCCATTTATAATCTCACTTAGTGAGTTTTCAAAGTCTTTGCACGCAAATGATTTCAATCACATATTTGCAAACCTTGACAAAACAAGTGATGAATTGCAAAAAGCAAAAAATAATGCGGAATTTAGGGGATTGGAAAATATTTTAGATAAAGTAGAAAAAATTTTAAGTGATTTTGTGGATATAAAAAACACACAAAAAGACTATCAAAAACACTATAAAATAGCAAAAATTATGCACGAAAAAGGCTACTATCTCATAGTTGCGACTTACATTTATGAAGCTATTGCACTTTATATCATTGATGATTTGAGTGGGCAAAATCTCATTTGTAAGCGCGGATTTAGCGAATATGAGCTAACAAATGCTGTTAGGTTTTATGTTTTGACAGATATAAAACCAAATGACACCAAAAATGGCAAAAATGTTTTTGCAGATTTCACAGAGATTCAAACTTATAGACAAAACAATCAAGCAAAGTTTGAATCGTGGAAAAACCTAATAGGACAAATAAAAACTTTTAGAAATGATTTGGCACACATTAGCAAAGACAAAAAATATGATACCAAGATGATTGGAGGTGAGCTAAAAAAAGTGCTATCAAATTTAGAGCAAATCATAAGCCAAAATCCACATAAGCAAACCCTAGCCACAAAACCAACCGCCGAAGGCAAGCTACAAGATGGCTTAAGAAAACTAAATAAATAA
- a CDS encoding RAMP superfamily CRISPR-associated protein, protein MGKFYRNNYNSKPKARKAPSPYNFIKPDKRVFYPQDFGEVSDDKISFEKPFSDFQSGILEIKITAKSDIFTGAFTGKNADTQTPKDFFKIGENYALSGSSVRGVIRTIAEVLSYAKFHTNAPDYKDEKGNVTERFRSNFDKNESKLDMVERIFGIVSQNAKVQALKSRISFSHFIASEVRHATQKHIKYILMSPNIATTKGLKDKNGFRFYAPLGKITPTNAAKAKNDKVISTISPLREGSVFVGKLRYFNLTKSELGLLLLCLTALRDDKGECYKFGGAKFYGYGDAHIEIKGIDEGIKNECINAYKNLLKKANFEVESRIESLRKVSKLQSTQSTIPQNKPASYTPATRKIDDRYSQNIRDRLHQDDDDDWNGL, encoded by the coding sequence ATGGGTAAATTTTATCGCAATAATTATAATTCCAAACCAAAAGCACGCAAAGCCCCATCACCATATAATTTCATAAAGCCAGATAAGCGCGTATTTTATCCGCAAGATTTTGGCGAAGTAAGCGATGACAAAATCAGCTTTGAAAAGCCTTTTAGTGATTTCCAAAGCGGGATTTTAGAGATAAAAATCACTGCAAAAAGCGATATTTTCACAGGCGCATTCACAGGCAAAAACGCCGACACACAAACACCAAAAGATTTTTTTAAAATCGGGGAAAATTACGCGCTTAGTGGCTCAAGTGTGCGAGGAGTGATTCGCACGATTGCAGAGGTGCTTAGCTATGCGAAATTTCACACAAACGCCCCTGATTATAAAGATGAAAAAGGCAATGTTACAGAGCGATTTAGAAGCAATTTTGACAAAAACGAATCCAAGCTAGATATGGTAGAGCGAATCTTTGGCATAGTCTCTCAAAATGCCAAAGTCCAAGCCCTAAAATCCCGCATTAGCTTTTCGCATTTTATCGCTAGTGAAGTTCGCCACGCCACACAAAAACATATCAAATACATTCTAATGTCGCCCAACATCGCTACCACAAAGGGACTAAAAGACAAAAACGGATTTAGATTTTACGCTCCACTAGGCAAAATCACTCCCACAAACGCTGCCAAAGCCAAAAACGACAAAGTCATATCCACCATTTCTCCGCTTCGCGAAGGCAGTGTCTTTGTAGGCAAACTCCGCTATTTCAATCTCACTAAATCCGAGCTAGGCTTACTTTTGCTATGTCTAACAGCCCTGCGCGATGACAAGGGCGAGTGCTATAAATTTGGCGGGGCGAAGTTCTACGGCTACGGCGATGCGCATATAGAGATAAAAGGCATAGATGAGGGGATAAAAAATGAGTGCATAAACGCCTATAAAAATCTTTTGAAAAAAGCTAACTTTGAAGTCGAATCGCGCATAGAATCTCTACGCAAAGTCTCCAAACTCCAAAGCACCCAAAGCACAATACCACAAAACAAACCCGCCAGCTACACCCCAGCCACGCGCAAAATAGATGATAGATACTCGCAAAATATACGCGATAGATTACACCAAGATGACGATGATGATTGGAATGGATTATAA